Below is a window of Fervidobacterium pennivorans DSM 9078 DNA.
ATCGATGAGGATTAATTATGATTAAAGAATGAGCACCGTTTTGGACAGAATAGTAGCAATTTTCAAAGTGTGCAGTGAGTGATTACTTAATGTTTCTTAATCGATTCTTTACAGTAAACAATTTCGAAACAAAACGTCATATACCATTCCTTGTGAGTAAAATATCATTCATGAGTTAACATAAAGTTTGTCTTGATTTTTAACATAGACTTATGAGATAATACTCAATGCACAGTAATCTTACCCCACCCCCGCCTTGTTGCGTTATAGATACTAGATTCATTTTAGCTTAATTTTCCTTACAATTGCACGTCTCGAGGTGTACTTATGGACAATGTAGAAATTAAGGAAAAGATTTTGTCCGCACTTAAGGAGAAGGTCAGCCGGCAGCAATGGGAACACTGGTTTATAGACTTCTATGTTAAACGTGTAGAAGGTACCCACGTTGTTTTTGAAGTGGGTAACCTTTTTCTTAAAGGTTACATCGAAAAGAAGTTTGATAAGGTTATCAGAAAAGCTATTAGTGAGGTTGTTGGACAAGGGGCAACTTACGAAATTGTTTACGCTCAAGTTGTCAGTCCTGACAACTTTGAAGATGAAATTCCTGACAATGTTGCATTAGTCAGGAAAAAGCCTGTTCTGATAACTCCTCTAAATCCCAAGTACAGGTTCGACAATTTTGTTGTTGACGAGTTCAACCAGTTTGTTTACAACTTACTCCTCGAAGCAGCAAAAAAACCAGGCACTTACAATCCGATATTTATCTACAGTGAAGCTGGAATGGGAAAGACTCATCTTGTTCAAGCTTATGGTAATTATCTACTATCTCAAAACCCCGACCTGAGGTTTGCGTACTTAACTAGTGAAAGTTTTATGAACGAGCTCATCACAAAGCTTAAGTCTGGTAATATGGAGGAATTCCGAGAAAGGTATAGAAAGAAAATCGATGTCCTTGTAATTGACGATATCCAGTTTTTAGCGGGCAAAAAGGGTGTTCAGATAGAACTTTTCCATACTTTCAATGCCCTTTACGAAGCAGGAAAACAAATTATCGTATGCTCTGACAGGTCACCAAAAGAACTTAAAGACTTCCAAGACAGGGTCATTTCAAGGTTCCAGATGGGTGTCGTTGCACAAATTAAAACACCATCCCAAGAAGCGATGTACAAAATAGCAAGAAAAGTTGTTGATGACGAAAAGGCGGATATCGATGATGACGTACTGCGATACGTTGCTACACACATTAAGGGAAGTATAAGAATCCTAAAAGGTGCCGTGATAAAGTTAATTGCTTACAAGAGCATGTATGGAGAGTTAGACATTTCTGTCGTAAAATCCATACTGCGGGACATACTTACTGAAGATGTTAACACAAGCTCAAATGGAGATATTATAGAAATTGTCGCTAAGATGTTTAAAACAACGAAAGACGATATTCTTTCGGGTTCCAGAGACCGAAATACTTCTTTAGCACGACAGGTGTGCATGTACTTTATGGTGAAAAAATACGGTTTATCAACAAGGAAAGTTGGCGAGATATTTAACAAGACACATCCGTCGGTGATAAATTCTGTAAAAGTTGTTGAAGAAAAAATGAGAAATGAAAAGGATTTTGAATTACTATTGAAAACTGTGGAGAACGAACTTCAAAAAAGTGTTGGAAAAGCTTATTCATAATAAGGTACGAGCATATGTAGAGAGTGATAGATTAGAGTCTGTTGAAAAACTAAAAAGGATGTGATATAATCATCAATGACGTCGAAGAGGAGGTGCTAAGGTATGAAGGTTAGAGTAGATGAAGCAACATGCATTGGTTGCGGAGTATGTGAAAACCTTTGTCCAGATGTATTCAAACTTGGTGATGACATGAAGGCAAAGGTTTTGCAACCGGAAACAGACCTTTCTTGCGCAAAAGACGCAGCTGACAGTTGTCCAACAGCTGCAATCACTGTTGAAGAGTAACTCGGGGTTAAATCGCATTTGGAGTTCTTTGCAGGGGGCAAAAGCCCCCTTTTATTTCTAATACGTTAATTTGCCTTAATCGTGGTTAAAAGCTGGTCAGAGTTGGAAAAAAGAAAAGTATAAGAGGAGAAATACAAAAGTTTTTCTTGTTTTTTGTACATTATTGCATTTGCTAAGACTCAGTGTGATATAATATAATCAACAAGCGGTATTCAAATTTCGAAATTAATGATAAATATGAAAAAGCTTGTGAAAAGGAAGGTGTAAGGAAGTGTACATAGCAAAGCATTCGGAGCGATTACAGAAGTTTTTCTATTCATTCATAACTATCACTTTTTTGATTTTGGTTCTCTCCTCAGTAGTTTTCGGTTTGGATGTGACAAAAGCTCAGCAGATTTACAAAAGTTATTTTTCGCCTTCTTCTGATTTTCACCAATTTGTTATTTCACACATCAAGGGTGACCTTCCCTTGTACAGATTTT
It encodes the following:
- the dnaA gene encoding chromosomal replication initiator protein DnaA, which translates into the protein MKEKILSALKEKVSRQQWEHWFIDFYVKRVEGTHVVFEVGNLFLKGYIEKKFDKVIRKAISEVVGQGATYEIVYAQVVSPDNFEDEIPDNVALVRKKPVLITPLNPKYRFDNFVVDEFNQFVYNLLLEAAKKPGTYNPIFIYSEAGMGKTHLVQAYGNYLLSQNPDLRFAYLTSESFMNELITKLKSGNMEEFRERYRKKIDVLVIDDIQFLAGKKGVQIELFHTFNALYEAGKQIIVCSDRSPKELKDFQDRVISRFQMGVVAQIKTPSQEAMYKIARKVVDDEKADIDDDVLRYVATHIKGSIRILKGAVIKLIAYKSMYGELDISVVKSILRDILTEDVNTSSNGDIIEIVAKMFKTTKDDILSGSRDRNTSLARQVCMYFMVKKYGLSTRKVGEIFNKTHPSVINSVKVVEEKMRNEKDFELLLKTVENELQKSVGKAYS
- a CDS encoding ferredoxin, coding for MKVRVDEATCIGCGVCENLCPDVFKLGDDMKAKVLQPETDLSCAKDAADSCPTAAITVEE